Within the Salvia hispanica cultivar TCC Black 2014 chromosome 4, UniMelb_Shisp_WGS_1.0, whole genome shotgun sequence genome, the region AGTTAACGGTCAAATCATTTGAACATAATTAATGACTTAATGATTAAcctaattaatataattaaccAAGTTAATTACTAATctaattaaaagataaaatatatacaaattaaatccCACAAATGGATTTGTCGGgaatcctaaattattaacttaattaacaTAGTGAATTATTATgctaatttaaaaagaaaatatactagttaattagttaatcaaattaaatctcACAGATGAGTTAtactcaattttttaaaaactggATTGACAAGCGAACCGCCGAAGCTATTGGTTCATgtagaggtgcccacggttccggaaccggcggttacggcTCGGAACCGCCAATTACGGTTTTGGGAATTGCCGAACTGGAACTGAACCGCGAAAGTGTttcgcggttacggttccaGTTCTAAAACCGCCGGCTATGGTTTCTGTTCCAATGGTTTTTCGGTGTTTTTTTACGATTTTTTACGATTCCGAAAATTGGACTTTAGTCTATTATTAAAACTAAGTTGACGACCAATTATTAGTATACGAACCGgacatataaaattgaatgcaGAGCTGCATCAATTTCTGTTTTCCTGAGCGAATGCCCTTGTGGAACTTTTGTCagagaataaatttttaaaaaaaagaacttaGACTTTGACATGTATGCTATATTGAACTTCTAGAATTTGTGAGTCAATTGTTATATTGGCAAATATGACCTGAGTTTACTAAATGAAATAGTTTTCGGCAACGTAACTAACTACAATTATTGCCGAAGTTACGTTAAACAAGGGTTGTATATATCGTCACCGACCAGAAGTACACCCAAAGGTAAGTTACACTATGTTTTCCGCATAAAGTGACatcttatctattttatttaggaTTTAACAAACATCGTTTGCTATAGATGCATACAATTATTTaacagaaaaaataaactactaTAATAAATTTCAGATTTATAATTTCTCGATACATCAACCTATACGTTAATACAGTACGTGTTATGTAGTTAGactttctaaataaaatattattagcaTGGAAAACAATGGATTGTTAGGTTTGAATTTTGACACCTCCTCTCGTattacatcaaaataaattaattaagccaTCCCATCATTGAAGTATAAATAGGTTTAGTTTTAGTCCACCTATATAGCTAAAAATTCGAAAACTATTGGAAACAGTACACATAcagtaaaattgaaattaaaatgacatcTCGAACAAAAAATTTGACTTTCCTTATTTCTCATaacatatagtagtatcatattcataatttttaaaaaaatccatcATTAGTactcaattaaaaatagtcaGACCCTTAATCTGCAAACCTGATCAAGCAAGATTAGTCTAATTCCGCCAAAGACAGGTTTGGTACACATGTggtagaaaagaaaaaaaattagtggaggctaaattaaaaaattatagtagcaTTCTTgagttaagaaaattattcCCCCACATACATTAAAATACAAGAAAAAGAGTGAATGAAGAAAAGTCAAGTCATCGTCACTCACAACTTGCAATTTATTGCAAAGCTACCAATGCCGGTGGTGCGcgccatctctctctctctctctaccaCTTGAAAAAAACAGGTGAGACGTAGGAGCATCGCTAGCCATGAGGAGTCCTCTCTTCGGAGGCCGCCGCTCGGGCTCCGATGGCGGCACGCCGGTCAACTTGTCTCACTCGGCAAGCACGTCCACTTTCTCCTCAGCCTCCACCACCACTTCTCGGAGGTCagccgccaccgccaccgccgtCGATACCAGGAACCCGTTCACCGCTGTCGCTCGCTCCATCGCGGATGCGCTCGTCGCTTGCTTCACTCCCCCGGAGCCGGATAACAACAACTCCACCAGCACGTTCAATGATTCTTCTGGTACGTTAAAATTATcgcttttttagtttgttttcaatttttggcccttttttttaagatCCATTTTCATGATCACACACACGTGTGTGAAGAAATTTGATTTGCACGACCATACAAGATTAGGATTTCTGAGATCTTGGCTGGAGAAAGTTTTAATCTTTCGtaaatttggatttatttctAGTTTATTGTAGCATACTATtgtaaatttacaaatatatagtactagaaAACTTTGtttggatgaaaaaaatactctagTAGTAATGGTTGTGTGAAAATCTATGAAAATGTTAATGTCCATTTAACTAGGTGGTGCATCCACTAGATATGTTTTCTCCCAGGATGATTATTGGAGAAGGGAGAAGCTCAATCATGATTGAACAACAATGTGACAATGTTTTCCTAATTATTcaataactaattttgatttagGGAATGTGGCCTAAACTGATGACAAGATCGTCAATTACTTTACCTTTTGGAGTGTCAATggtataaaaaaacattagtAATATTGTGGTAAATTTTTGTTGTGTAATTCTTTAATCATTAAACTTCACAAAGGTGCTATTCATGTAGTAAAATGAACTGGATTAGTTATTGAATGAAAGACGATTTTTGGCTGAATAAAAGTAGATATGTAGTTGATCATTCTGTTGATCTGTCTGAAGCGTCAAGTTCCGGAAGCAGGCAGAGGCGTAATTCAAATCAATCGATATATGGGAGCACCAACAGTTCAACTCACCGCAGAGAGCCGGGGAGTATGAAGTTCACCATTCAAGAAATCCTCAAGGCGACTAAAAACTTCTCGCCCACCTTAAAGATCGGACAAGGAGGATTTGGAACGGTCTACAAAGGTCATCTTGAAGATGGGACGATAGTTGCCATTAAACGCGCAAAGAAGGTCAGAAGGATATTTTGTTGCTCAAGTTATGAAAAACACATGTTTTTAGTAGGATGTTGCTATTGTATTGCTAGTTTTTAGTATAAGATTTGTGTGGCTGCAGATTGCGTATGATAAACACTTAGGAGCTGAGTTTGAAAGTGAGGTTAGGACTCTTGCACAAGTGGAACATCAGAATCTAGTGAGATGCTATGGTTATTTGGTGCATGAAGATGAGAGGATTCTTGTGGTCGAGTATGTTGCAAATGGAACTCTTAGGGAGCACTTGGACTGTGAGTTCTTTCGCCCCCGTGTTCTCTTGCATTTGGCTGGTTTGCTTAAATCCTTCGCCTCTTTGAACGTACCGTTGATCTTGCAGGTGTGAGTGGCAATGTTCTTAATTTTGCTGCACGGTTAGATGTTGCGATTGATGTGGCGCATGCTGTCACTTATCTACATATGTATACAGGTATGTCATTAGTTCATGTTTGAATGTTAAATTTGATGCAACTCAGTTTCCATATATCTGTATATCTGTGCGTTGCAGACCATCCTATCATACACAGAGATATCAAGTCCTCCAACATTCTCCTTACTGAGAATCTACGAGCAAAAGTGGCCGACTTTGGTTTTGCACGACTGGCAGCTGATAGTGAGATGGGAGCTACGCATGTTTCCACTCAAGTCAAAGGCACTGCTGGCTACTTGGATCCGGAATATCTCAAAACTTACCAACTCACAGAGAAGAGTGATGTGTACTCATTCGGCGTCTTGCTGGTTGAACTCATCACAGGCAGACGCCCCATTGAGCCTAAACGAGAAGTCAAGGAGCGCCTCACTGCCAGATGGGTACACATTCTTCACTCATCTCCTATGATTTGCATTTGAGAGAAAGAGGAAAGTGTGTTATGTGTTTTGAAATGAGTATGTCAACTTGCAGGCAGTGAAGAAGTTTGCAAATGGTGATGGAATTATGGCTTTGGATCCGAGGGTGGTGAGGTCTCCTGCGAATACCTTTGCCCTCGAGAAGATTTTCGAGTTGGCATTGCAGTGTTTGGCTCCCCACCGGAAGAACAGGCCAAGTATGAGGAAATGCGCGGAGGCTCTTTGGGGCATCAGGAAGGACTACAAGGAGATGTTTTCGGATGTGATCCACGAGTAAATCAGAGTGCAGGCTGCAGCATGTCATGCTTAGCTTAGCTGAACCCATTTTTCAAGCAACCGTTGCTGTTTTCGAGTGTTGAGGAGATGCCGAGGAAGAAGCCACTGTCACAGGGTAGTCAAATGGTGATATTGTACATTCATATCAATATTTCATACAGCAAGTTTGGAGATTTTAAGGTGGtttgcttattttttttagtttgcaTTTTTGGCTtgtctatatatacataggtAATTCTGTAGAGAGAGagcagaaaaaaaatattgcaaaattttgaactacatatactttttcttcattcatttctatttttcttcaataacAAAAGATACATACACATCTTAAATTCTCAGATTTTTTagcaaattaaaacaaaaaaaaagaaaagaaaaaacatcTCCAAAAAAGGATAGACAAATAAGCAACACTGTTTGAGTAAAGATTCTTATATTGAACCATTCTcttcaaattttacaaaaaatagcTAACTATATATGTTAcatttaagatataaatacaGCAGTGTTGCCTAAATATCTAACCTATGGTGCAAAggagaataaatataaagaatgTGTCTATCTTTCAATCCTTCGTTCATCTCTGTTGAATGAATTTTGTCTGGTTAGCTCGTAGTTGCCATCCAACGGTCCATCTCTCTCACATGTCGTCGTATTTGCTTTCGAgcagaggaagaggaaggaaGACGAGTATATAGATATGTGCCACAAACTGCACATGATTTTGCACCATACATGAGAGGGTGAGAGAGGGGAGAAAGAGAGGGAGGGAGGGAACATACCTGTGCCAAATCCAGTAGCTTTGAGTGCTCTCCATTTTCCAGCTGACAGCAGCCATTGCCAATGCAGCAAATCCTGCTATGACGAATCCCCAGCGGAAACGTTTTATGAGCGTCTTGATCAAGCTACGAAACCATTCTTTGATGATTTCCCATCTGAATTAATCAAGAGGTTAAGCTAGTTAGTGTTACTGAGGTGAAGATAGAAATATGTAACATGAGATGCAACATCAAACCGGATCAGAGGGTGACATGTTTCCAAAGGAGGACATCACCATATGGCTCACCTACCTAGCAAGAAGATTTAAATGGAAATCTGGGGAGAGCGAAAATGTCCGTCTACGAGCAAAGAACTCGAGAGCCCACCCAACTAGAAGACCGAGAGTTCCTAGGCCAATGACATAACCGATGTTCTTAGACCTGCAAAAACCTACGGTGATCAACTCCGATGGCATTGTAAGATGAGAGCATGTTGTATTACAGAAATACCTTGTTGGTCCAGTTTCAGCCAAGAGAGCTGTTACAATTGCAATAATAGTGTGGATCGTCCTCTTTGAAACTTCGCTAATGGAAGCTAAGTATACGAAAGTGCTCACGACAGCCATGAAAGAAAGCCAGAAGTCAAGAAACTGGAAGCATAGAATCAAGAATTAGCatttggaaaagaaaatttccTCAGAGAAACCAAAGGCTGTCAGAATCTATACCTGCAAGACACGAAAAGACAGTACACACCATGTGCCGACATCACATGAATGATACAACGCACTAGAGATTCCACTCGACGTGTAAAGCACCCATTCTGCAAATgccttgaaaaaaaaagaactataTGCGTAAAATGCAATGAATTGCACATTTCTGCTCAATATTTGTAGATCTTCATACCTTATTACGGAGGGCCCAATAGGCGGGAAGTATTGCTGCAGCATTCGATGCTATAAGGAAAATCGACTGTTTAATGTGTCCTACATATTACATAATAAGTTCCAACATTTTTCAGTTGAACAAAAGAACTACATTCAAAGCATAAGCTTTTCAAGATTgagaaatggaagaagaaaaaaaaagacccAGTGTTTTAAGCTTGGAAAAAAACTTGTGAGGGTTCAGCTCTAGAGAATGAAACAAACCTACCTCGATGAGACACAAGTTCGACACTGCAGTCAAAACCTCCATGGTTCCTATCACAAGCACAGTAACTGCAAATGTGGAACACGGCAGGGTATGACTTATCTGAGCTAATTTAAATGTCACGTCAAGAAATGTATATGAGCGACATGCAAACCTGTACAGCATAAGTCGAGTTGTATCTAGACTGGACTGACACAACCCATGAGAAGAGCATTTCTGTGGGCACCTCTCGAGCGATAAGGAGATGCCGGTTTTACCACTTGAATCAGCCGGATTTAGTTGTCTCAACCCAAGGCTCCAAGTTCCTCCTCTAGCGTACAACATATAGAAGTTAATTGTCTCCTCACTCGAGTCATACAGCTTGAAGAACATGGACCCGTTGCTGTTGCTTGTGCTGTTTGTGTAAAAGTAATCCCAATTACTGAGAGACGGCAACCCTCCATATCTTGCATAGAGCTCGTATTTGATCTTCGAGTCAGCACTCAGATGAACGTGGATGTTTCCACCAGTTGCACCATAAGGGACGTCGAGGAGGAAATAGGTCCACACTCCATCATCATTTCCTCCAGTCGAGTAGTTGCTTAGAAATGGCTCTAGAGGAAATTCGTTTGAAGGCTCTTGAGTTATCGGAATGTAGTTCGACTCAAAAGGCACAGATGAATCTCTCCTAACAACTGTCTGCATTAAAACCCTTAGCAATAAGTTCACAAATTGCCGAATGATCATAAAAGTCGAGAGAACATCTCTACTCATAGTTTGCAAAGCCTGTATAAATCACTCCCTAGAGCtacaagaaaaaacaaatggagtatgtatatataatgtgAGTATGTTTGTATAAACGTACACTCCAGTGCATCTGCCTCAGCTAAATCATATTTATGGTTAATTAACCCTAATGGGGTGAATGCACCGTACATTGGGATGTGCACATGGTTTTTCCTATAAAAGAATGTAATCCTCATTTTCATCATCATATTCAATAGCAGATAACtgtataaaaaaacaaaatgtttaCCTGAAGATTGTGAGTCTCAAATGTGCAATTTAATCCACCTCTATCCAGAGGGCAACGGTTCACTTGCCATACTAACAAATAGCATGTTTTGAAGCTACGCCCGTGACCCATCCCACTTGTATTAGAGTTATCGACTGCCTGAACAGTAATATACCACCGACCTGCTTTTGGGAAATCGATAACCAAAGGGGCCTTACTTATGTCAatggaaaaatcataaactgTTTTGAGTGGCACTGTGCCGTGTCTAGCATAACACATCAAGGAAAGGCTTCCTGACGTGTTTGAAGGGTTTGTCTCGTTGAGTGTCAGATTGGTGACTGCAATGGATATCTCTTTAACCATGCCCATCACGTCCAATGAGTAGATATCCGGCCCTTCTTCGTGACAAACAATCCCATTGGCATTTCTGCAGGCAATGGCATTATTATTCATACCTTTAAATGATCCATTTTCCAGACCAGTTCCGGTTAAATTATAGCTCTCGCTACATGAAAGCACATTAACGGTTTGGTTGCAGAATTGGCCCCGCATTGTTGGCGTCGTGCAACCTTCCACGGTAATGTTCCCACTAAAAGAGTATCCCGAGCCTCGATTAATCTGCAACCGTAAGTAAAAAATATCCAATTTCAAGGCTTCAAGAAATttcaataaacaaattatCATAACTATCTACAATCATGCTATTAGTGCTATAGAACTGTACCATTTTCGACTGAGTCCTCACAGGTCCAATGCCATTGAATAGTCCAAAAAACCACATACCTGGAGTAATCTGTATAGAAAAATCATTCATGCTGCAAGAAATTTCAAATGACTCTAACCCCTAACTCATCACTAGCAAAAACCATTGAACAAAACCTGTTCATTTGTAACTCTCAGCCGTATATTCTTTTGCATCGGGTAGCACTTCTCAGAATTTTGAAGACTATGCGACGCAACAAAAGAACCATTAGATATGTACTCCGACACTGCAATAACAAATCTTTCCATTATCACTTAGTTAAAGGAGACATGGGAAGAAACAGTTGCACAATCTATTTATCTGCAATGATTGTTTCAGCCACTGCAAAATTCTTACCTAAACCCGTTAAAGAAGTGTTGTAAACATCAGGTATAGGAGGGCTCCCTTCTCGAAAGCATATCATTGGCACAGAGCTCCCGTTGTTTATGCCACGAAGATCCTACACATGACGTTCTATGAGTGAACTGAGTTCATTCGAGCTGTATATTTTTACCTCAAACACAACAGGTCAAGTGAAAAGCAAAATCCACAATCtatcaaaaataaactaattgtATGTTTAGTAATCAGGCAATCTTCATATAGACTTACAACGTCCGTATCCGACTCAAAGGCTAGAGACATTGTCGAGAACCATGGTGGCAATTCAACTGCAATGAGACAAGAAAGCACAAGATTGTAGATCATCACATTGTCTAAAAGCTCAGAAATTTATTCCTAAAAAAAGCATAAGGTTcttaattttacaatatatatatatatatatatatacatatatatatatataatatgacctaaaactgcttTATAATGACCCTccgtgtttttctttaattattgaccattagattgtCAAATCTCATGGTGATgtctttaattattgaccattagattgtCAAATCTCATGGTGATGATTTGGTCTGGATTTTGCACTGGGATCAATTTCtgtattgatcattttcctatatatatatccctCACTTGCATTTTCAGTTCAGCTGGAAAGTAGGAAGGTTTGAACTAAACTAACAAACTAGAAATGGTATACTACTTCCTATGAATTCATAGAAGTATATTATTTTCCGGATTCGCCACAATCCGAATCAACTACCTTAATTGAACAAGATACTACCAATCAAATCATCAAGACATTCAGATTACAAACAACTGTAGAGAATTCACATTCATCAAAAAAGCCAATAAGTAGAAGATATCAATTAAAGTtatcaattcaaaattcaatcttgATTCATTACATTGATTAGGAACTCCCAAGAGTCAAGACTAAGACAACCCTCAAATCCAGCTAAGaattcttcacaaaaaaaccccaaaaccTCAAGATAATAAATGAAACCTGAATCCcacaagaaaatttaaaaaaaattaagtaattcaATACCTCCCAACCTTTGCACACAGTAGAAAAATCCTAGCTTTGAAACAGCAGATACATTAATGGAGTAAAATTATTACCTCTAATGTAGCGCCAGTCATAAGGTCTGAGCACAGTTCTAGCGTATGAAAAGGTAGAAATGGTGTATGTATTCAACGATTGTTCTTGCGAATcacacacataaacacatagcaaaaatatcataaagaTATTAAATTGACCAAGAATCCACTTTCCCATCTCTGTATTTCCctctttctccctctctccaaATAATTAAGATTCTAGATTCAGAGGTGGAACAATTCTTGGTAAATGTGTTCATGAAGTATGTCTGCTGTACTTTGAAAATCGATGTTTTATGTGGAAATTCATGATTATCTCTAAACGATTTATTAGGGatgtgattatatttatttatgaatggatattaaaattgatgacAAATATTTGAAGACTTTTATTCTTcgttaaaatattattatactccatttctCAGAGTCTTCCCTAGATTTTCGGTTGACTGCTGTTTATAGATTCAACTGGAGTGACGGCGCGTGAGGCACGCGCTTCTAGTGACGTtttaccaaataaaaatattcttcgTTACTTTTCCTtgattttagtataaaaaattggcaaatcattttcaatttaccCGGGCTTTCGTACGATGCAGAACAATGGGCTTTGGGTACGAATTGTGGACCCAATTTTCGTAGTCCTAACTTATTTATCGATAATCACTATGGTTTGCGTACACATAGATCACACTATATTATGATACAAGCACGCTTTTTAGAGTTATAGTAAGCGTGGATCCTCGATTAATTGACTTGacacatgaaataaaatcacattGTTTGCGCACCTACTATTTTTTGcattgaaatggaaaagtaatGGTTCAGCTTTGTAAAGGAGCACGGTAAAGTAATTGTCAACAATGCAGCTCCAGAGATGGATGACCATCAATTCCAAACTCTGTTAGACGGCCTTGTTCGTCATTTTTCTTTGGTATTGTAGTTGAAATTCATCATTTGTCGTGTTTCTTTTTCTCGCCATGAATCTTTGTACACTTaacacaaaatttttaatttgtttccaaactttttttttgataaaatatgtgCGGATCAGGTATATAGTACTTCTTCCGTCCCCCATTACTTGACACAGTTTGCCATTTTGGTTCGTCCTCAATTacttgacacacttcactttttccatttttaagtgaccccatattccactaactcattcctactcacatttattataaaactaatactttaaaagtaggactcacatcccaccaacttttttaacacactttccattacatatcttaaaacccgtgccggatcAAACCGTGTCAagtaatgggggacggagggagtatataataattaaatactcatAATAGAATAATCTCTCTCCGTATTAGAGAGGAACTTCGAACCAGGGGCGTAGCCACATGGACCTTTGTGTCCCACCTCAAAAATTTGTAcatatactaatatagtatatttcttcaaatttgtatatttgttGGAATTTCTTCTTAAATGCTCCTtctcaattattcaattatttgctatacataatttttttctcttgattTTAATTCCTGGCTCCGCCTGAACCCCTGTGTATAGATGGGGATCGAAAATTTCACATAACACAAATAAGAGCAGTGGCGAATCATTTCTATAAAGTTTGTGATTGTGTATATTGTTTTCGCCCCTAGAAACCATGATGTCAAATTTTTATCATCAATgatgctttaaaattttcccttttaaggagtacttttcttttccttgCTCTTCATTATTTAAACTCGATGTTTTGTCCATATTCTTTCTAACTGCTTACTACTTCTTCCTCCCTATTACATATACTCCTAATACATTTCTGTTAGGGAGATTCAATATAGAGAATGGAAAAACAGATATCTAAAAGTCGTGCAAaacactttcagatcaaatcaatttcggtggttctatcaaaattatttgatcggataaaattcagagaTTGCAGAACATTCATATATGTATTCGAGATGTGAACCAGACGAATTGAtcagattttgaagaagatgaaacgATGCAGCTGTTGACGAAACAGCTCGACCCCAGCCAGgggctctgccccttggaccccgctacccgggggcgctgcccccggacccccgTTCATCTATTTAGGGGCTTCGCCCctaacatcataatgaattcaaataagcgtgcactccgcacctccatacttaaatgatgtatcattataaca harbors:
- the LOC125222643 gene encoding calmodulin-binding receptor-like cytoplasmic kinase 2, whose amino-acid sequence is MRSPLFGGRRSGSDGGTPVNLSHSASTSTFSSASTTTSRRSAATATAVDTRNPFTAVARSIADALVACFTPPEPDNNNSTSTFNDSSASSSGSRQRRNSNQSIYGSTNSSTHRREPGSMKFTIQEILKATKNFSPTLKIGQGGFGTVYKGHLEDGTIVAIKRAKKIAYDKHLGAEFESEVRTLAQVEHQNLVRCYGYLVHEDERILVVEYVANGTLREHLDCVSGNVLNFAARLDVAIDVAHAVTYLHMYTDHPIIHRDIKSSNILLTENLRAKVADFGFARLAADSEMGATHVSTQVKGTAGYLDPEYLKTYQLTEKSDVYSFGVLLVELITGRRPIEPKREVKERLTARWAVKKFANGDGIMALDPRVVRSPANTFALEKIFELALQCLAPHRKNRPSMRKCAEALWGIRKDYKEMFSDVIHE
- the LOC125222641 gene encoding uncharacterized protein LOC125222641 isoform X2, translating into MGKWILGQFNIFMIFLLCVYVCDSQEQSLNTYTISTFSYARTVLRPYDWRYIRVELPPWFSTMSLAFESDTDVDLRGINNGSSVPMICFREGSPPIPDVYNTSLTGLVSEYISNGSFVASHSLQNSEKCYPMQKNIRLRVTNEQITPGMWFFGLFNGIGPVRTQSKMINRGSGYSFSGNITVEGCTTPTMRGQFCNQTVNVLSCSESYNLTGTGLENGSFKGMNNNAIACRNANGIVCHEEGPDIYSLDVMGMVKEISIAVTNLTLNETNPSNTSGSLSLMCYARHGTVPLKTVYDFSIDISKAPLVIDFPKAGRWYITVQAVDNSNTSGMGHGRSFKTCYLLVWQVNRCPLDRGGLNCTFETHNLQTVVRRDSSVPFESNYIPITQEPSNEFPLEPFLSNYSTGGNDDGVWTYFLLDVPYGATGGNIHVHLSADSKIKYELYARYGGLPSLSNWDYFYTNSTSNSNGSMFFKLYDSSEETINFYMLYARGGTWSLGLRQLNPADSSGKTGISLSLERCPQKCSSHGLCQSSLDTTRLMLYSYCACDRNHGGFDCSVELVSHRGHIKQSIFLIASNAAAILPAYWALRNKAFAEWVLYTSSGISSALYHSCDVGTWCVLSFRVLQFLDFWLSFMAVVSTFVYLASISEVSKRTIHTIIAIVTALLAETGPTRSKNIGYVIGLGTLGLLVGWALEFFARRRTFSLSPDFHLNLLAR
- the LOC125222641 gene encoding uncharacterized protein LOC125222641 isoform X1; the encoded protein is MGKWILGQFNIFMIFLLCVYVCDSQEQSLNTYTISTFSYARTVLRPYDWRYIRVELPPWFSTMSLAFESDTDVDLRGINNGSSVPMICFREGSPPIPDVYNTSLTGLVSEYISNGSFVASHSLQNSEKCYPMQKNIRLRVTNEQITPGMWFFGLFNGIGPVRTQSKMINRGSGYSFSGNITVEGCTTPTMRGQFCNQTVNVLSCSESYNLTGTGLENGSFKGMNNNAIACRNANGIVCHEEGPDIYSLDVMGMVKEISIAVTNLTLNETNPSNTSGSLSLMCYARHGTVPLKTVYDFSIDISKAPLVIDFPKAGRWYITVQAVDNSNTSGMGHGRSFKTCYLLVWQVNRCPLDRGGLNCTFETHNLQTVVRRDSSVPFESNYIPITQEPSNEFPLEPFLSNYSTGGNDDGVWTYFLLDVPYGATGGNIHVHLSADSKIKYELYARYGGLPSLSNWDYFYTNSTSNSNGSMFFKLYDSSEETINFYMLYARGGTWSLGLRQLNPADSSGKTGISLSLERCPQKCSSHGLCQSSLDTTRLMLYSYCACDRNHGGFDCSVELVSHRGHIKQSIFLIASNAAAILPAYWALRNKAFAEWVLYTSSGISSALYHSCDVGTWCVLSFRVLQFLDFWLSFMAVVSTFVYLASISEVSKRTIHTIIAIVTALLAETGPTRSKNIGYVIGLGTLGLLVGWALEFFARRRTFSLSPDFHLNLLARWEIIKEWFRSLIKTLIKRFRWGFVIAGFAALAMAAVSWKMESTQSYWIWHSLWHISIYSSSFLFLCSKANTTTCERDGPLDGNYELTRQNSFNRDERRIER